A window of the Miscanthus floridulus cultivar M001 chromosome 14, ASM1932011v1, whole genome shotgun sequence genome harbors these coding sequences:
- the LOC136504986 gene encoding uncharacterized protein, with translation MEEEIRAEFQSSGFSIGAAGPEDAAQILSTLLTYCINYKMCPADLVSNWEVYYLNRQLDGLKLESSYLDGFLLHLQNEVKDRIIKEEANLHIYSSNDVDMLLSNSHADEVAFHDTPGSKQEKIPEESSNSELTPLTSDRPSSSRVAKTNADRITPFATRVNKFTQQYVLNADNAVSVPSKNAETTEDEVIRRIQPSQRCSLQVQRSQPEPGCRFMYDRMEDKFNYLEDRIRKSASLFSASGFCGEPADATLASEEKMFAVGTVACDGEGHLNEKSIVLQGSVQHSRGQRVRL, from the exons ATGGAGGAGGAGATCCGAGCGGAGTTCCAGAGCAGCGGCTTCTCCATCGGGGCAGCCGGCCCCGAGGACGCCGCCCAGATCCTCTCCACGC TACTGACCTACTGCATCAACTACAAGATGTGCCCCGCGGACCTCGTCTCCAACTGGGAGGTCTATTACCTCAACAG GCAATTGGATGGCTTAAAGCTTGAAAGCTCGTATCTTGATGGTTTTCTGTTACATCTTCAGAATGAAGTTAAAGACAGGATAATAAAAGAAGAAGCCAACCTTCACATTTACTCCAGTAACGATGTCGACAT GCTCTTGAGCAATTCACATGCAGATGAAGTGGCATTTCATGACACACCAGGCTCTAAACAGGAAAAGATACCTGAAGAGTCATCTAACTCTGAGTTAACTCCTCTGACAAGTGACAGACCATCATCCAGCAGAGTGGCCAAAACAAATGCTGATCGTATTACCCCTTTTGCAACACGAGTAAATAAATTTACCCAACAGTATGTTCTCAATGCTGATAATGCAGTTAGTGTGCCAAGTAAAAATGCTGAAACCACAGAAGATGAAGTAATTAGAAGAATTCAACCAAGTCAAAGATGTTCCTTACAAGTTCAGCGCTCACAGCCTGAACCAGGTTGCAGATTCATGTATGACAGAATGGAAGACAAA TTTAATTACTTGGAAGATCGGATACGAAAATCTGCAAGCTTGTTTTCTGCATCTGGGTTTTGTGGAGAACCTGCAGATGCTACCCTTGCTTCAGAG GAGAAAATGTTTGCAGTTGGTACAGTAGCTTGTGATGGGGAAGGTCATTTGAATGAAAAGTCTATCGTGCTACAGGGCAG TGTTCAACACTCCAGGGGACAGCGTGTGCGCCTTTGA